TTGCCCCGCGCCGGAATCGCCTGCTCCACCTCCGCAAAGGCCGCCCACACCAGCAGCGAGCTGGTCACTCCCACGATCGTCCAGACGATCGCTCGGGACCACAGCGGAGACTGTTGCAGCACCACCGGCTTGTCAAAGCTGGCTGGCCGCATCTCCTCTTCGATGCTGATGATGCTCGGGCCTGGCTGGGCTGGGGTGACGGCGATGGGGGCAGCGTGGCGGCTGCCGTTGGTGCCATTGGCGGTGTGGGTGCCGTTTTTGCCGTTACTCTGAGTCATAGCTTCAAAACCTGCTGATTTAAGGACGTAGGCGGGCAAGCGATCGGCGGTAGATTCTTGAACCCTGGGCCTTATTAGAGCTGGGCTTCCTGCTGCTGGTAGAGACAGAAGTAGCGTCCCCGCAGCTCCATCAATTCTTCATGGGTTCCCTGCTCCACCACGGACCCCTGGTCCATCATCAAGATCAGATCCGCGTTGCGAATGGTGCTGAGGCGGTGGGTGATGAAGAAAACCGTTCGGCCCCGGAAGGCTTCGGCAAGGTTGAGGCACACCTGGCGCTCGGTGTTGTAGTCGAGGGCGCTGGTGGCTTCGTCCATGATCAGCAACCGGGGATTTTGGAGGATGGTACGGGCGATCGCCAGACGCTGCCGCTGACCCCCGGACAAAGAAGAACCCCGCTCCCCAACCCGGGTGTTGTAGCCATTGGGCAGGCCCATCACAAACTCGTGGGCCACGGCGATCTTGGCGGCTTCGATGATCTCCTCAGAGGTCGCCTCCGGGTTGGTCAGAGCAATGTTTTCCTGCACTGACGCATCAAACAGCAGCGTGTCCTGGGGCACGATACCGATCTGGCGGCGCAGAGAGTACAGCTCCACTTTGCTGATGTCATAGCCATCAATCATAATGCGGCCATTATTGGGCGCATACAGACGCGGCAAAAGCTTCATCAAAGTACTCTTACCAGAGCCGCTCTGGCCCACAATCCCCACAAACTTCCCAGATGGGAAGTCGAGGGTAATGTTATTGAGCTGGGACGGCCCAGTCTTGCCAAAGCGGAAGGAAACATTGTCGTAGGACACCGCGCCCTTGATGTAGGGCATGGGGATGTTGGTGCGATCGGTCTCGTCGGCCTCTTGGGGCGTGTCGAGAATGTCGCTCAGGCGCTCGATGGACAGCGCCAGCTCCTGGAAGTTTTGCCAGAGCTGGGCGAGGCGCAGCAGGGGCGTGGTCACGTAGCCCGCGATGATCCGGAAAGCGATCAGCTGACCCAGGGTAAGCTCCCCCTTGAGCACCAGGTAGGCCCCCACCCACAGCACCAGCAACCCCGAGATTTGGTTGAGGAAGTGGGTCAGGGAGTTGGCGGTGGTCGAGGTCAAAACGGTCTTGAAGCCGGCGCTGACGTAGCGAGCGTAGCGGTCTTGCCACTGCCAGCGCGATCGCAGCTCAATGTTTTGGGCCTTGACGGTCTGGATACCGCCCACCACCTCCACTAGGTAGGACTGGGTTTCGGCGTTGCGCTCGGCCCGCTCCCGCAGCTGCCGCCGGATGATCGGCGAGGCGATCACCGCCAGCCCCACAAACAGCGGAATCGTCGACAGAGCCACCGCCGTCAGCAGGGGGCTGTAGATCAGCATCACGAGGATGTAGATCACCGAGAAGATGGAGTCAAGGACCACCGTCAGGGCGGTCCCCGTCAGGAACTGGCGAATTCGCTCCAGCTCGCCCACCCGGGTAGACAGTTCACCCACGGGCCGCTGCTCGAAGTACTTCAGGGGCAGGCGCAGCAGGTGATCGATGATCTCGGTGCCCAGGGACAGGTCGATGCGGTTCGTGGTGTCGACGAAAAGGTACGTTCGCAAACTCGACAGCAGCGCCTCAAAGATCGCAATGATCACCAGGAAAATGCCCAGAATTTGCAGCGTGTCGATGCTGTTCTGGATGATCACCTTGTCGATGATCACCTGGATCATCAGGGGATTGGCCAGGGCAAACAGCTGGACAAAGAAGGAGGCAATGAAGACCTCGAT
This genomic stretch from Geitlerinema sp. PCC 7407 harbors:
- a CDS encoding peptidase domain-containing ABC transporter, producing MIYTTTSVQSFLASVEPFNLLPPAALEQLSRQGQLLRYRMGQAIVIRDKMPAQISILFEGQARMLGYDPRTQLPVTLRLLDKGAVLGDASLVRGVPCETAIASRETICLTFSVQDFWTLLDQHPLLSQAFHDRASLIEIFDLLGAELMRRADGAANLKDLTQALQTQTVVHHWPAGPRTLADLNPERLWLVSGGGAIADRPAGSRLEPGLQDTLQVTGTLPARILEMPDFASVPPPGTLPIGAAEDLAVADAPVSAVAAMEGETSLESPTDNGIPYAPDRPPEAENLPYVIDAPVGRAKKYPYVRGRGAVYAPLACFQMLAKHLGMPFRRDLIERVLKSQVERYGKEPNLDQAVSLQLYGAIAEMMGLSANLVSVPAGSFGRLPTPALILWQGSVAILYGATSREVILGIPEEGVRRRRLSDFLRSWGKEGPVLLLSSTRQTPQRKFGLGWFLPSVNRYRRVLIEVFIASFFVQLFALANPLMIQVIIDKVIIQNSIDTLQILGIFLVIIAIFEALLSSLRTYLFVDTTNRIDLSLGTEIIDHLLRLPLKYFEQRPVGELSTRVGELERIRQFLTGTALTVVLDSIFSVIYILVMLIYSPLLTAVALSTIPLFVGLAVIASPIIRRQLRERAERNAETQSYLVEVVGGIQTVKAQNIELRSRWQWQDRYARYVSAGFKTVLTSTTANSLTHFLNQISGLLVLWVGAYLVLKGELTLGQLIAFRIIAGYVTTPLLRLAQLWQNFQELALSIERLSDILDTPQEADETDRTNIPMPYIKGAVSYDNVSFRFGKTGPSQLNNITLDFPSGKFVGIVGQSGSGKSTLMKLLPRLYAPNNGRIMIDGYDISKVELYSLRRQIGIVPQDTLLFDASVQENIALTNPEATSEEIIEAAKIAVAHEFVMGLPNGYNTRVGERGSSLSGGQRQRLAIARTILQNPRLLIMDEATSALDYNTERQVCLNLAEAFRGRTVFFITHRLSTIRNADLILMMDQGSVVEQGTHEELMELRGRYFCLYQQQEAQL